In Panthera tigris isolate Pti1 chromosome B1, P.tigris_Pti1_mat1.1, whole genome shotgun sequence, the sequence acccgatgcagggctcgaacccacgaactgcgggatcatgaccggagctgaagtcagatgcttaacagactgagccacccgaaaGCCCCTGTAAAGAGTTTTATTATCAGGAAATGGCTCACCAGGTGATTAGGACTGAGAAGTCTCCTAATCTGTTGTCTAGCTGGAGACCCTGGGAAGCTGGTGGTGTAGTTCTAGCCTGAGTCCAAAGGACTGAGAACAGGAGAGTCAGCGGTGTAGGTCCTGGCCTGAGGGCAGGGCAAGGCCGATATCCCTGCAGGcagtcaggcagagagaacagaatttATGTTAGAATTCGGTTGAATTGTGAcatcacccccaccccggggctgaTGTCAGAGAACTGCTCCTTGGTGTGAACTCTCCCCCCACACAACACATGCACCTTGGAATTGGGTGCAGAAGCTTACCAGCCTGCGGTCTGGGTGGAACCAAATGGTGCAGGACGGGACCATGTTATTGAGACAAGAAGAGCCCACGGGCAAGTGGAAGGAGAGGTGACAAGCTAATTCTGGGCCACGTGGGAGATTTCAGATAACAGAGTAGTTGGGGAAATTAGTCTGAGCCTCAAGGGGAAGTCTGAGCGGAGGGAGGGAGACGTGGGTTTGGGTGCCGTAAACATGCTGACAAAGTGGCAGGGGCAGATGAGAACCGGGGAGGAAGTGCAGGGAGGGGCGCCGGTCCGGGACAAAACACGAGCGGAGGAGAAGGAGACAGTCAACCAGAGGAGAGTGCAAAGCCAGGGAAGTGCGCGGTGCAGCCATCCGGACAGACACAGAGATGAGTGAAGGTGAGACAGAAGTgatcgcctcacacctgtcagaacggctgaAAGCAACGCAGGGAACGACAGGTGTCGGCGAGGGGGCGAGGGtgcggagaaaggggagccctggGGCGccgttggtgggagtgcaaactggtgcagccgctctggagaacggtctggaggcttctcaaaaagcCAGAAAGAGAATTACCCTGTGATCCGGGAGCCACACTACTCACCCAAAGAGTACGACAAGAGTAATTTAAAGAGACccgtgtttacagcagcactatctgCAGTGGCCAGACTATGGAGACAGCTCAAGTGTCCACCGACTGATGAACGGATAGAGGCCGTGGTGGAGGTATGcagtggaatattgctcagccgtAAAAGAGAATGAGATCCCGCcgtttgcaatgacgtggatggagctggcgagtgttatgctaagagaaataagtcagagagagacaaacacgtGATTtgactcctatgtggaatttaagaaacagaacagccaagcagagggaggggcaaaccaaggaacagactcttagccccagagaacaaactgatggtcaccagaggggaggggagtgggggggtgggtgaaacaggtgatggggaccAGGGAGGGCACCTGTCATGATGAGCTCTGGGTGAGGTATGGAAgggttgaatcactacattgcaTGCCGGAAACCAACGTCACAGTGGatgttgactaactggaatttcgagaaaaggaagaaaaagtgacCTTGGATTTGACAGCATGGAGCTcacagatgttttaaattttttttaagctttatttattttttgagagagagacagagacagagacagagtgcaagcaggggaggggcagagagagagggagacacagaatccgaggcagactccaggctccgagctgtcagcacagagcccgacatggggctcgaactcacgggccgtgagatcatggcctgtgccgaagtcggggtgcttaaccgactgagccacccaggcgccccatgggtgcTTCATAGGAGTGGTTCTTTGGGTGTGATGGTGAGAAGTCAGACCGCAATGTTTAAGGAATGAATTAGAGGTAAGAAAACTGGATTTTATCCCAAGGGCGGTGGGGAACCGCTGATGAGCTGTCCGTGGGTGCGTTACCTGCTCAGATTTGCTTGTTCAGGTAGTGCAAGGACaatggggtcggggggggggacAATAAATCACAGGTGAACGTGCAGAATCAGAAGGCACGTCGATGGAAGGGAGAAGGGCTCCACAGTTTGCGCCTGTACCAACCTCCCTTCCCCCTAGGATGTGATGTTCATCATGACCAGGACGAAAGTGAGGATAATAGTAATAACAGCTGCCTTACTGAGTATTTGCTAAATGTCAGGATTGTGCTCAGCACTTTACGTGACTTACTTTACTGAGTCCTCAGCACTGTCTTCTGGGGCGGGCACTCTGTTTTCCAGCTGAGGCCAGGAAAGTGAGGACAAATTGAAAGCCCGCAAGTCATTTGAAGGCCACACTGGCAGAGGGGAGATGAGGCCAGAGAGACaacggagggggtgggggcagctgatGAAGGGTCCCGTGACCTTTGTCAGGACTTCGGCCTTTACCCCGAGTGAAATGGGGAGCCAGCGAGGGGTCCTGAGCGGAAGAAGGGTGTAAGGCCACTTGCATGTTAATGGACCACTCTGGCCGACGTGCCAAGAAGCTCGATGAGGCTATTGGGGGGAAGCAGCTATTGCGATAGGACATAAATGGGAGTGACTATGGACCAGGTTGCTAGAAGTGGAAGCGGTCAGATTCTGGGTCTATTTGGaagtcagagagagcgggagttTTGATGCATCGGATGTCGATTGAGACAGAGAAGGGCCAAATTTGATTCCAGGCTTCTTGGTTCCAGCGTAAAGATGGCGTCTACAGCCGTGACACCAGGATGGTCCCCAAGATAGTGAGAGCAGAcgaaggagagggaaggatggGGGCTGAGTCTGGATCTCACGGccgcagagaaaaaaggaggagaggggaagccCCAAAGGAGACGGAAGAGGGGGCCGGTGAGATGGGAGGGAAGAGAACCCGGGGGCGGGGTCCCGGGCTCCTAAGTAAGGAAAGCACGacaaggaggaggaagtgggCAACTGGCTGGAGCCTGATGGCGATCGTGATGaatataaaagcataaaataactGCACGCGCGAGATGTCGTGCGGAAACAAGTTGCTCCTTCCAGCCAGGGCTTCATAGAAGTTGCACTTGAGTGGATGGAAGAATTCTACAGGTTTGCAAGACAGCTCAGCGTCTGAAAAGATTTGCAGCATTTGGGAAACGCTGAGGCGCAAAACCCAAGGAaacgtgtgtgcgcgtgcgcgtttgtgtgtgtgtgtgtgtgtgtgtgtgtgtaccggGGGGTGGTGCAGAAGAGCAGTGGGTGAGGCCAGAGAAGATCGGGATCAGGAGTACCTTATGGGGGGCCACTGGGGGGGCACCCAGAATAATGGAAGTAGGTTTTGTACTTCATAAACACCACTCTGGCTTGTGGCAGAGGGACTTGGAGGTAGGGAGGGGGAAGTCAGGACACCACTGGTGTGGTCTGGGAGGGGGGCTAAGAGAAGCGTTCATCAGAAACTGTGGTTTCTTCTTGGGAGAGGGAGTACTCAGACTTTCACACTGCAAAGTACTCTGATGAGCAAAAGTTCGTCGGTTTTTACGTTTCTAAAATTGTTTCAGAAGTTCGTAAGTTCTTAAGCAGCgactgtatttgctttttttaaaagtttatttctgagagagagagagcgaaagagtgagtgggggagggacagagagagggagagagagagaatcccaagcaggatccacactgttagcacagagcccgactcggggctcaaactcacaagccatgagatcatgacccaagccaaagtcagatgcttagctgactgagccacccaggtgcccctgtatttgcTTTTGATGCTATTAGGGCTAATTAGAAGTAAGTAGAAACCTTACCAGGGGCCAGATAAGTGCTTTGAAAGCGTGAATTTGCATTATCCCCTAAACAAGCCTATGAAGGTATTATCAACgtcattcccatttcacagaatgGAAAACCGAGGCACAAAGAGGCTGAGTAAACTGCCTACTGACACACAGCCAACACAAGAGCGGCTCTGCTTTGTTTCCCCAGGTGAGTGAAGTCAATTGAGGAAACAGCACACAGGCTCTGTCCACCAAGATGCTGAGGCTGTAAAACAACCAGAAGCGTTTATTTGGGGTTTTAGGGATTGCAATCCAGGAGAGAGAGTCAACAGACACGGCAAGTGTGCTGCCATGAGGGGGTAGTGCGGGCTTAGGAAGGCAATACCCACAAGGTTACATAAgttgttttgaaagaattatgaTTGGTGCTGGCAGTCTTTAAACTGACCATCTAGCACACGTTGGACTATTTGGCTAGCAGGCGTCCAAAGTAGAAGGATGCGTTCCAGGAGGTGGTGAAGCTTGCGACTGACCAAAGTCAAAAGTTCGCGGTGTTCCGAGAATTCAAACAGGAGAGGTGAATACACCCTGCTTCCTCAATATCCTCTCGACTCCCTCCCGACTCTATTTTGGGTGACTCTCTGAGCCATGCTTACTCCATTCAGAATCTCCTTTCACAGCCATAACCATTAACAAGTCCATGAGGAAAAAATCTCTTCTGATAGGGAAGCCTCAGGGGAAAGGGCCAGTGACAGCCAGACTCTGACCTGGGACCCAAAGAGCCCATAATGGATGAGACCTGACAGCGGTCTGAGTCTTGAGCAAAGGCTGCGTGTCGTGTTCTTAGAAGGTTCTGAACTGATGCTGAGGTGGTAAAGAGGAAACGGAGAAGTCAAGAGCTGCGGAGAAGATCGGGTTGACCAGTTGGCtgtggagaaagaaggagaaggacgGTGCCCTAACATCTGGCTTGGCGTTGGGCTGGCGCACAGTGGGAGTAGCAGTGTCCTTGATTTGCTATTTTTGAAATCCAAAGCAAAAGGATCCCTTCTGGAATTGATAACTCCCAACCACTGGGTTCCAGTCTCTCCACCTTGAAAGGAATTCTCCTTACGTGACCCTGGTTATACAACTGGTGTGGGATAGACACCCCGCCGAAGTGTCCCTGGAAGACCTCCCCATAATGAAAGTCATTTCTATTCTGACCCCACAGCGTCTTCGGCTTTATTTCTCATCTTCCCCAACCACACGTTGGGGTTGGAACCATCTGACTCCAACTCCATTCTCGCCTTTGGCTGTGCTACGTCTTTCTTTCCGCATAACAAGCTCCCAGTCATATTTCAAGAGCCTGCTTACTTTCTGAACCCTACAGAAACCTTTCTGCCCCATCTCAGGCAGAattatttactcttttctctgccatcttcctAGATTTTGCAAAGGTCTCCTCTGCTAATCAAAGGGGAAGAATTCTTTACTTTTCATCTCAATATTTGCTGAGTTTATAAATAAGCACTGGGTAAACATTGAAGACATAAGCAAACAAATGAATGTCTAAAATGCGTAAATTAGTCCTTGTCTTCAACGGCTTATTTTGCTACTTAGAAATAGCAAAGGGTTAGTAGAGCCATGAAATGAAGGCTTCTAGCACTTGGCTATTTGTCTGGAATGCCTCCGTCACCACTTGCCAGCTGTCAGGGGAAATCACATCACCTTTGAACCTGAGTGTGTTTCCTCCGCTGTAAATCTGGGTGGATGACACCCAACCAGGGGTGACATCGTTGTGAAGGTTCAGCTGGTAAGCGTGTGCAGGGTGCATGGCGCCATGCATCAATACTGGGTATCTGTCAGGAAGTGGTAGATGGTGGCGGTGGTGACAGGGATATAGTTGCATGATTTTCTTCTGTGAAGGGGTTCTCTCTTAAAAGAATGGTTATCGTAGGTTGAAACCTATCTCTCAAAGATATACGTTGAGGCCCTAACCCCTCAAATGTGtgactgtgaccttatttggaaacagggtcttacAGATATTGTCAAATTAAGATGAGGTTATCCTCCACTatggtgggccctaatccaataatTGGTGTCCTTGTAAGGAaagtggattttctttcttttgttttgtttcttcagctttattgaggtgtaactgacaaataaaactgtatgtatttaaaatatataagatagaggggcgcctgggtggctcagtcagtccaacatctgactctcagttttggcccaggtcatgatctcagggttgtgggatcgagtcccgctcagcatggagcctgcttgggattctctctctctccctctgctcctctcccctgctctctctcactcttttccaaataagtaaataaatagagtGAGAAATCCCTGCTTTGTTCAAGCCCTGTTGCTAGTACTCTGTGCCATCGCTCAGACTTCTtgtctacataaaaataaaatatataatatggtgATTTGATATCTGTtatactttgtaaaatatttaccacaattcagttaattaacacatccatcacctgaCAGaattactttgtgtgtgtgtgtgtgtgtgtgtgaatacttAAGTCCTACTCTTAGCGAAGTTCAAGtatgcaatatagtattattaactaggGTCACTAGGCTGTGCATTAGATTCCCCAGAGCTCATTCATCTTGTAACTGAAGCCTTGTACCAACATCTCCCCCATCTACCCCCTGGCCCCAGGgcctggtaactaccattctactctatCTATGAATTCAGTCTCCCCCTTTCCCAAAAAAgttcatatataagtgagatcacacagtatttgtctttgtctatcTGGTTAATTTCTcttagcgtaatgccctcaagtcaaggtctatccatgttgctgcaaatggaaagtttccttcctttctcatggctggatagtatttcagtgtgtgtgtgtgtgtgtgtgcgtacatatacatacatacacacatcacattttcaggcattcatccatggatggacacttaggttgtttccatatcttggctatggtgAATTTGCTGTAGTCAGCatggtgcagatatctcttcaagatattgattttgtttctttcagctaTATATCCTGGGATTGCTGGGTCACCtggtaggtctacttttaatttttttaggaacctcgaTACTGTTTTCCCTAATGGCTGCACCCATTTAcgctcccaccaacagtgtacaaggttCTGCTTTCTCTACATCCCCACCAGTCCTTCCCTGTTGTCTTTTTGGTAAAAACCACCCTAAGAGGTATGAGGTGatgtctccttgtggttttgagttgaatttccctgataactCATGATGGTGAGCATATTTTCAGGTTCGTTTTGGCCATTTTATGtccctttggagaagtgtctattcaggtccctTGTCCATTTTTGAAATTGGATTACTTGTTcacgttttgtttttgtttttgtttttgttttgccattgaGTTACAGAAGTCCCTTCCTCagtttgaatattaaccccttatcagatacatggtttgcaaatatcttctcccaatcccATAAGTGCCtttcgttttgttgatggtttccggtgctgtgcagaagcttttgagtcTCGTGTAATCTCacgtgtttatttttcttgctggtGCAGCAATCAAGGACCCAATGACCTGGTGTTTGTGTAAGTGCCAGACGTTGCACTACCTGTGGGTATGATACAAGGTACAGTCTGCCCCCAAATGTATATGGTGGGCGTGTCTCAATGCTTTAAGGACAGACATTCATGCAGGTGGATTGAAACAGACCCAGAAACACTATGCTTGATGGAAAGAGGGAGAACAGTGCATCTCGCGAAGAGCGGCAACTTTCAGAAAGTCCGCGAAATAAACAATTTCATGTCCACCTTGGACAAATACTGCAGGACACGTGTTTCTCCCGGTGAAGATAGTGTCTATTTGATTTTCATCACCTTTGAAAGAAAAAGTGGTCCCCATCAGCACTATGTGATTATGAACCTTGCAGATACACTTTATTTGGCagtgaaatttctttaaaaatgaaagttgaTGGTGGGAGAGGGTAAGAAATAGAAGATTGGCTACATGTACGCAGATACCTatcaagaaggaaaaatgttACTGGTACTACATTAAAGCAGTAATACAAACCTACTGTTTTGCTTGCTCTCAAGCTAGACGTTCATACAAGAGAAGCTggtttcccctttccttctcagtGATCAAATACACATCCTTGTGCATCTAACCATCCTGCCAAGACAAAACCAGGTGGAAATGAAAGCAAGACTTCTGTCTTCAAGGTAGGTTCTGGGGGAGGCGCACGCACCTTGCTTTCCAGCAGGTGGAGAGACGTGACAGTTTCTGATACTACAGTGACAGAGAGACCTGCCAGGGCGCCTGGCTTTAGCCCACCGAGTCTGGGCAGCTGACATAACTGTGGTCCCCTTGGGCTCTCTTTCTGGATTGTCCTATCTCTGACGGCCTGGCAGGACCGTGGTCACTGGGACTGGGTATTCCAAGGCATCGCAGTCATCGGAGAGGAACACCAAATCCTGAAAAAGATGTGCAATGAGCAAGAATGTTACCGAATGTGGCCCCAGAGCTCATGCACGACAGTAGGACTCCTGGTTATCTTCAAAGGCTGTTCggttgtttctttttgtgtgaaaACTTCCCGTCCCTTATTCTCCCAAGGAGAACCGGCCACGTCTTCACGCTCCCAAAGAACGTGATATAATACTgcattagaaatataaataatcctGTATTATAATTGTACCTTCTCcctgtcttcccccaccccaccccacagaccAAGGGCAGAGGGGAATGAGGATGGaaatgggagtggggaggaaatcCATGGCAAATCTTTGATTCACGAACAAATGGAACCAAATAGCTAATCATGTATCCTGAGAACTTACCCTGGGCCCAGGCCTGGTGCTAGGAATTCTGAGTGATCACTTCGCTAACGTCTTAGGACCAATGGAGTTCCTATAGCGACCCACACCCATGGTCGGGGAGTCGTTATTACCAGTATCCTTCCAATGATGGCGTGAGGTGGGCATCATTGTGTCTCTGGTTCACAAATGGGGAATGTGTGGCTGAGAGCAGGGACGAGTGGCTCCCATCTGGGAAGCAGGAAGATGGACCCGAGCTCAGGTCTGTCTGATGCGGAAGCCTGTGCCCCCGGGGATCACACGACTCTGCTTTCTACGTCTAGTGCTCAGGCTTTAGTGTTCTAcgttttctgcatttttctgcctccttcccctctcctaccAGAAGCCTCCTATCACAGAGCATCTGAAGCCCCTCTTCTGGAAAGTCTCCTCTGACCCCAGTGCTCGGAGCTCCCCGAATTCATAGCCTTCtcttcccatccctgccccttTTGGCTCCTGGCCGAGTCTGTCTCATAGGTTTAGCATACGGCTCTGGATGTTGTCCCCATACCAATGTGACTCATGGAGGGGACTGCCTTGTCCTGAGTGCCCGTCACTTACCAAGGGTGGCGATGGTAGAGGAAGGGCTTTGTGAACTGAAAGCACCCCATAAAcgtttctcctcctttctcctcatctCCGGAGCACCCCCGTCCCCCGCCCTCCTCTTCTAAGAGCCCTGGGCTGAGCATCTTGGCTGATCACAAGCAGAGAAGGAATTTTCAATAGTGCCACCTACTCTCCTGCAGAAGGAGTTCATGATGGTGTACAGTTTCCGCACTTTGTCCTTCAAGGCATCCACCTGGGCCACTTTCCAGCACTGGGGCGAAGCCACAAAGTCCCGCATCTTGGCCAGCACGCAGTAGTTCTGGGAGCAGACAGCAGGGGTAGGGTCACGGAGGAGTCAGCAGCCAGAGGGACAGGAGTTGCGGGCCCCTGCGCCCTTCTGCACaggctctctccccaccccatgcctcCCCCAGGCAGGAAGACCCTCTTACGTGTATATCCAGGTATAGCCTGGGCAGGTACCTCACACACGCCTCCTGCAGGAAGGGATACGGGTTACCATGATGCCCACGGGCACACAACATCGGCTGGTCACAGAAGGCTCCCTGCCACCCTCCCAACAGCCATACAACCCCATACACACCTTCCTTGATctgattttacacacacacacacacacacacgcgcgcgcgcgtgcatggATTTGATTACCTATGCATGGTCAGAAAGCTGTAATACTATCCACGAGAATGTTAGGGCAGTTGTTACCGCTAGTGGCAGAATGGcaagtgatatttattttcttctctgtcctttgtGCTTTTTCCAACTGTTCTATAAAGCATAGTATTCCCCCCCGGCCCCACTTATACGTGGGAGATATATGCCAACACCCCTGTGGGTGCACAAAACCGTaaatagtactgaaccctatagatcgtattttttttccaatacatAAGTACGAGCCcagataaagtttaatttataaattaggctcAGTGAGAGATTAACAGTTACTACTAATGAaagaacaatgacaacaacatACTAGAATAGACTGACCCTCTGACCATACGTCGGAAGGGGGGTCGTCTGCTCTGGGGCCGCGGCTGACCGCGGTTGACCGCAGGTAACTGAAACCCCGCAAAGCAAATCCACGGATAAGGGGGAATCTACTATATATGCCTTTTATAACTagggaaaaaatacacattatttaagttttaaaataaaataaaataaaataaaataaaaataaaaggtgtcAGGGTATCATAATCCCACATCTGAGAAACATTACATTTTGTTTGAAGTGTTTACGTTGGGTGAAGAGacactttatattttttcaaagcttttaatgaggtttcatttgtttctctacCGGACAAGTGGTCAGGGGGCCCGGGTTCTAGCTCTGGGCAGCTCTTCTGGAACCTCCTGCCCCCACCGTGCCCTGGGTCTGCCTGTTGAAACAGCAGTGATAACAGCACTAACGTTCTGGGGCGACCCCCGCCCCGGGCACTGCGCAAGCCTGTCTCATTCACGCCTTTACCCTCCCAGGGCCCGAAGAGGGTGGCGGGCTCTctacccgcccccctcccctccacagcccaTCACACTGAGATTCAGGGGCCGAGCGCTTTGCCCAGGGTCCTGCAGCAGGGACCCGTTCTGGGGGTCACCCCCTCAGCCCACGCTCACCATCGCCAGGCTCGGTGAGGGCAATGAGCTTAGTTCTGTGTTCCTCCTCAACTCCGGAGCTCTAGGCTCCTGGggagcttttatttcattttacaacaGATCCTCTCAGTGTTGCCGGCAACTTACAAACAAAGACCTTGTGAGGTCTCGGATAGATTTCCCTTCTAGTCAAaacaaaagagaggcaaaccactGTTATCTTACTTAGTAGGATGGGAATAAAATGCAAACCCTTGAGATAAACAttgaccagaaaagaaaaaaaaaaagagcgtgtgtgtgtgtgtgtgtgtgtgtgtgtgtgtttgtgtgtgtgtgtgttttcccggCCCAAAGGCACGTTTTGGGAGACTGGGTCTGCACGGAGCCTCCTGGCGGGGGCGGAGGGCAGGTGGGGACTCACCGAGGGCTCCATGGCCTGCAGGCGCCTGGCGTCCCCAGTGACCTCCCGGCTCAGGCTCAGCATCCTGGAGTAGCAGGTCGGGGGAGCGGGCTGTGCCGCGGGGGGTCCggccagaagcagcagcagcagtgggaGCAGCCCGGGCGTCATGGTGCTAAGGCAGCCTCACTGCGCCCCTGTGGCCGGCAGGCGCCCCTTTAAGCGGCGGCTTGGGGGTGGTCCTCCACACCTCCTCCGCTTCCTGTGGGCCCCTGCCAAGGCCACGGAGCACGCCCACCTGGCCCTGGACACTGGATCCTTTCAGACCtgaagcccccccccaccccccaccgccttGTGAGAGGAGCGGCCCGCCTGGGGACACCTggaaaggatgggggtggggggggcccttCCTCTCCCACACCTTCTCTGCTGGCAGGGGCGCTCCTGAAAAGGCAGGGCCGgttggtgagggggtgggggaccacAGGAAGACAAGGACGGAGTTTCCCTCGGGGTGAGGGGTGGGCATTCGGGCTCGCAGTTGGGGTGGGGACCCTGTTGTTAAACCAGAGCAGAgccgggggagggagaggggccggAGGTGAGGGATTGAGCACCAGTGATGCAGGGGCTTGGGGTCAGGCAGCCCGGTGTGGATGTGTCCAGCCACCACTGAGGAAGCCTAGGGGGTCACTTACCCTTGGAGTGGCTGCGCCTCTGTGTCTGCAAGACGGGCTCTTTCCGTGCCTGTGGTTGGGGGGATGCGTGAGCACCCCCAAGCCGGGAGCACTTCAAGCCCCCGGCTCAGGCCTCGGTACAGAGCAGACCCTCGGGAAGCGTGGTTTCTCCGAATGTGCAGTGGCTCCTTTAGTGACAAGGCTTTACGGGTGACGCTCCTGTACGGAGACCCGGTTAAGGATGAGCTCTCCCCTCAGAGAGGGGCCCACTTCCGGTGACGCCCTTGGGCAGGTGTTTTGGCTCTTGCCTCCCTCTCGTTGTCTGTGAAATGAGGACGACAGGAGCGCCTAGCTCAGAGGCCCACGGTGAGGAATAAAGGACACAGACCTAGTGTCACTGGCTGAGCTAATGTCACTGTCTCTACGCACACGAGTGTCCCTGTGGGGGCGCGGGTGCCGAAAACAGTCCCATCTtccaggtgggaaaactgaggctcagaggattCCAGCAACTGGCCCGAGGTGGCAAAGCTGGAAGCAAATGGGTCCAAGTGGGACTTTGTGCCCTGTCCTCCTGCGAGAAGCAAGATCCTCGCGGTCAGAGATGGACTTGAGGCCCTTGGGCTGCCCAAGGGGGACCAGAGAACAGGCAAGGAGAGGAGTTGTCAGAGAGAGGAAGGTACCTACTCGACACCGAGCGTCACTGCACACCGTTTCTGTGACAGCTATCCCGGCTGTTGTCACAAGTGCCATGAGCCCCGCGGAAAGTCCCTCAAGTGGGTGGGGTCATTCCCACTTCCCAGACGAAGAAACAGAGGTCTCGGGGGACATGAAACTGGTTGAGGTCACAAGGCTCAAAACTGGTTGAGGTCACAAGGCTCATGAGGAACCCGGGCCTGTGTCTGTAGGTCTCCCAGGGCTCTCGGGCTGCAAGGAAGGGTACAAAGGAGTGTGGTGTCCCGCCCCAGCCTCTCCCTGCGGCGTCCGCCCCGAGAAATCCCATCCTGACCCGGTACCCGTGCATCCCCTGTCCATAAACAGAGCCACCCCCATCCCTTCCAGGCCCGAGGTCTTGTTTATCTAGCTTTCCGGTGTGAAAGCCCTGGGCTGGGATCACAGCCACGCCTTCCTGTTTTGCAAATGAGAGTGGattctctcaccacttttatcgACATGACCTGGGGACAGTCTCTTGGGCACCCTCccggacaggacaggacaggactgTGTGGGTTTGGAGCTGGGCGGGCAGCAAACAGAGAGGTGGTTTTCTC encodes:
- the CYTL1 gene encoding cytokine-like protein 1, producing the protein MTPGLLPLLLLLLAGPPAAQPAPPTCYSRMLSLSREVTGDARRLQAMEPSEACVRYLPRLYLDIHNYCVLAKMRDFVASPQCWKVAQVDALKDKVRKLYTIMNSFCRRDLVFLSDDCDALEYPVPVTTVLPGRQR